The following are encoded in a window of Ruminiclostridium herbifermentans genomic DNA:
- a CDS encoding AMP-binding protein: MKIAFSTLGCPDFSWTDIYSMAKDFGFDGIEIRGLGDEIFAVKAQPFTESQLPETLEKLSKLRLEIPCLSSGNCLKFADKEEENYQELVQYIKLASKLGTPYVRVLGDLEPHVTGEVDDEIVLAALKRLIPVAEEHNVTLLIETNGVYADTERLCKLLNDAQSDAVAALWDVHHPFRFFNENPGKTVQNLGAYIKYIHIKDSVVEDGKVKYRMTGEGDLPIESIMFALRSINYEGYISLEWVKRWASELSDAGIVFPNFINYMSQFTEKSVSKGHLYYNNAGTGQYVWEKDTLIDLTFPQVLDRMVEEFPDQYCFRYTELDYTRTYSEFRDDVDTFARSLIALGVRPGDHVAIWATNVPQWFITFWATTKIGAVLVTVNTAYKIYEAEYLLRQSDTHTLVMIDGYRDSDYVGIMKELCPELETAEAGKPLHIKRLPFLRNIITIESKQKGCLSWDEAIALANRVPIEEVYRRAFAINKHDVCNMQYTSGTTGFPKGVMLTHYNVINNGKNIGDCMDLSTADRFLIHVPMFHCFGMVLSMTASMTHGATMSPITAFSPKKSLDCINREKITAVNGVPTMFIAMLEHEDFAKTDFSHMRTGIMAGSPCPVKVMQDVVDKMNMSQITIVFGQTESSPGCTQSRVDDPLEVRVNTVGRALPGIECKIVDPETGKDLPDNVDGEFVARGYNIMKGYYKMPEATAAAIDKDGWLHTGDIARRDENGNFKITGRMKDMIIRGGENIYPKEIEDFIYTHPNVRDVQVIGVPDQQYGEEIMACVILKEGMELTEDELKDYIRSHMAKHKTPRYIDFVTEFPMNAAGKILKYKMREHAVEKFGLQAAKNIVTA, translated from the coding sequence ATGAAAATTGCTTTTTCAACACTTGGGTGTCCAGATTTTAGTTGGACAGATATTTATTCCATGGCTAAGGATTTTGGATTTGACGGTATTGAAATCCGCGGTTTAGGTGATGAAATCTTTGCTGTTAAGGCCCAGCCATTTACTGAAAGTCAGTTGCCAGAAACTTTAGAAAAACTCTCAAAACTACGTCTAGAAATTCCTTGTCTGTCTTCAGGAAATTGTCTTAAATTTGCTGATAAGGAAGAAGAAAACTACCAAGAACTTGTACAATATATTAAACTTGCATCAAAGCTGGGAACACCATATGTACGTGTACTTGGAGATTTAGAACCACACGTAACTGGAGAGGTTGATGATGAGATTGTTCTTGCTGCATTAAAGCGTCTGATTCCTGTTGCGGAAGAACACAATGTAACATTACTTATTGAGACAAATGGTGTATATGCTGATACTGAACGTCTTTGCAAGCTGCTTAATGATGCTCAAAGTGATGCGGTAGCTGCATTGTGGGATGTTCATCACCCATTTAGGTTTTTTAATGAAAATCCAGGCAAGACTGTGCAAAACCTTGGTGCTTATATAAAATATATTCATATTAAGGATTCTGTAGTAGAAGACGGAAAAGTTAAATACCGTATGACAGGTGAGGGTGATTTGCCTATCGAAAGTATTATGTTCGCTCTTCGTTCAATTAATTATGAAGGCTACATTTCTCTTGAATGGGTTAAGCGTTGGGCTTCTGAGCTTAGTGATGCAGGGATTGTATTCCCTAACTTCATAAACTACATGAGCCAGTTTACTGAGAAGAGTGTATCAAAGGGACATCTTTATTATAATAATGCAGGAACTGGTCAATATGTTTGGGAAAAAGATACACTAATTGATTTAACTTTCCCGCAGGTGCTGGACAGAATGGTTGAGGAATTCCCAGATCAGTATTGTTTCCGCTATACTGAATTGGACTACACAAGAACTTATTCTGAGTTCCGTGATGATGTTGACACCTTTGCTCGTTCACTAATTGCATTAGGTGTAAGGCCTGGAGATCATGTTGCAATATGGGCAACAAATGTTCCTCAATGGTTTATTACATTCTGGGCAACTACAAAGATAGGTGCGGTACTTGTAACTGTTAATACTGCCTACAAGATTTATGAGGCTGAATATTTGCTGCGCCAATCAGATACTCACACGTTAGTAATGATTGATGGCTACAGAGATTCAGATTATGTAGGAATTATGAAGGAACTCTGCCCTGAACTGGAGACTGCTGAGGCAGGAAAACCATTACATATTAAACGTTTGCCGTTCCTAAGAAATATTATTACAATTGAATCAAAGCAGAAGGGTTGTTTATCTTGGGATGAAGCAATTGCTTTAGCCAATAGAGTACCAATTGAAGAGGTTTACAGACGTGCATTTGCCATCAACAAGCATGATGTTTGCAATATGCAGTATACTTCAGGTACAACAGGCTTCCCAAAAGGTGTTATGCTGACTCATTATAATGTTATTAACAATGGAAAGAACATAGGCGATTGTATGGATTTATCTACAGCTGATAGATTTTTGATTCATGTACCAATGTTTCACTGCTTTGGAATGGTTCTTTCAATGACCGCCAGCATGACTCATGGTGCTACAATGTCACCTATTACAGCTTTTTCTCCTAAAAAGAGTCTTGACTGTATTAACAGGGAGAAAATAACTGCTGTTAATGGAGTGCCAACAATGTTTATTGCTATGCTTGAGCATGAAGATTTCGCAAAAACTGATTTTTCACATATGAGAACAGGTATTATGGCAGGAAGTCCTTGTCCTGTAAAGGTTATGCAGGATGTAGTTGATAAAATGAACATGTCTCAGATTACTATTGTTTTTGGACAAACTGAGTCTTCACCAGGATGTACACAGAGCCGTGTTGATGACCCTCTTGAGGTGAGAGTAAATACAGTTGGAAGGGCATTGCCAGGAATAGAGTGCAAAATTGTTGATCCTGAAACAGGAAAGGATTTACCAGACAATGTGGATGGTGAGTTTGTTGCTAGAGGCTACAATATAATGAAGGGCTACTACAAAATGCCTGAGGCCACAGCAGCTGCAATAGACAAGGATGGCTGGCTACATACCGGTGATATTGCAAGACGTGATGAAAATGGTAATTTCAAAATTACAGGCCGTATGAAGGATATGATTATTCGTGGCGGTGAGAATATTTATCCTAAGGAGATTGAGGACTTTATATATACTCATCCAAATGTAAGAGATGTTCAGGTTATAGGTGTACCAGACCAGCAGTATGGTGAGGAAATTATGGCATGTGTTATACTGAAGGAAGGTATGGAATTGACTGAGGATGAGCTAAAGGATTATATCCGCTCACATATGGCAAAGCACAAAACTCCACGCTACATTGATTTTGTAACAGAATTCCCAATGAATGCTGCAGGAAAGATTCTTAAATACAAGATGCGTGAACATGCTGTTGAGAAGTTTGGCTTGCAAGCAGCCAAAAATATTGTTACAGCGTAA
- a CDS encoding VOC family protein → MKFCWCTLTVKNLEESINFYKDIIGLPIIRELEPQSGVKIVFLGDGETNIELIYNETIKEVNFGPNISLGFEVESVSEKIQFLEKRGIKIESGPFRPNPHVKFIYILDPNGLKIQLIEKITGSIEDDKNEYF, encoded by the coding sequence ATGAAATTTTGTTGGTGTACATTGACAGTTAAAAATTTAGAAGAGTCTATTAATTTTTATAAAGATATAATAGGACTTCCAATAATCAGAGAATTGGAGCCTCAGTCTGGAGTAAAAATTGTATTTTTGGGTGATGGTGAAACAAACATTGAACTAATATACAATGAGACAATCAAAGAAGTCAATTTTGGCCCAAATATATCATTAGGATTTGAAGTGGAATCTGTTAGTGAGAAAATTCAATTTTTAGAGAAGAGAGGAATTAAAATTGAAAGTGGCCCCTTTAGACCAAACCCACATGTTAAGTTTATATATATTTTAGATCCAAACGGTTTAAAAATTCAGCTAATAGAAAAAATAACTGGTTCTATTGAAGACGATAAGAATGAATACTTTTAA
- a CDS encoding metallophosphoesterase, giving the protein MFTDRRLTEAYNNAKVEYFDNTSKYIFFSDLHRGDDSVSDEFCRNQSLFLHALDYYYNEGYVYVEAGDGDELWEYPKFKHIRLAHSDVFLVIKKFFDDNRLILLYGNHNIYLKNKTFVKKNYYSYYDDYNQDYHDFLKGIEPFEALLLKNSSTGQEILTVHGHQGDFINDQFWVVSMFFLRYLWRFMHVVGFQNPSSPARNMYKRHKIERNYKKWIERHEIMLICGHTHRPKFPKSEELPYFNTGCGIHTRGITGIEILEGKILMVDWRILADKDGVLQVERHVMRGPEPIENFDFNKNNFDH; this is encoded by the coding sequence TTGTTCACAGACAGAAGGTTAACTGAAGCATACAACAATGCCAAAGTAGAGTATTTTGACAATACTTCTAAATATATATTTTTTAGCGATTTACACAGAGGTGATGACAGTGTATCAGATGAATTTTGCAGAAATCAAAGCCTTTTCCTGCATGCTCTTGATTATTACTATAATGAAGGCTATGTTTATGTTGAGGCAGGAGATGGAGATGAACTCTGGGAATACCCAAAATTCAAGCATATAAGACTTGCGCACAGTGATGTATTTTTAGTTATCAAAAAGTTTTTTGATGATAATAGATTAATTTTGCTTTATGGAAACCATAATATTTATCTAAAGAATAAAACCTTTGTTAAAAAAAATTATTATAGCTATTATGACGATTACAATCAGGATTATCATGATTTTCTTAAGGGAATTGAGCCTTTTGAAGCATTATTACTTAAGAACTCCTCTACAGGCCAAGAAATTCTAACTGTTCATGGTCACCAAGGTGATTTTATTAATGATCAATTCTGGGTAGTATCAATGTTTTTTCTAAGATACTTGTGGCGGTTCATGCATGTAGTAGGATTTCAAAATCCATCTAGCCCCGCAAGAAACATGTATAAAAGACACAAAATCGAAAGGAACTATAAGAAATGGATTGAGCGCCATGAAATAATGCTAATTTGCGGTCACACTCACAGACCAAAATTTCCAAAAAGCGAAGAATTGCCTTACTTTAATACCGGATGTGGCATTCATACAAGAGGAATAACGGGTATTGAAATATTAGAGGGCAAAATATTAATGGTAGACTGGAGAATACTAGCTGACAAGGATGGAGTACTTCAGGTTGAAAGGCATGTAATGAGGGGCCCTGAGCCAATTGAAAACTTTGACTTTAATAAAAATAATTTTGATCATTAA
- a CDS encoding DEAD/DEAH box helicase — protein MNTSFSELGISPPILKALEEMGFEAPTEVQKRAIPHILNKEDLIVMSKTGSGKTAVFGVPMLQLTDSKALEPQGLILTPTRELAVQIDNDIKHYSKYLSHRTTAVYGQHNINIEIQALAKGASIVTGTPGRVFDHIQQGNLKTKHIGFLVLDEADRMLDMGFLDQVVKIIKTIPKDRVTLLFSATMPHEMHKICRNYMKNPVTIEIESQTMTVDTISQVYYRVNDNEKNIQLNRLLMLERPESCIIFCNTRFAVDKVQSFLSRKGYSCHALHGDIPQARRLKTIQQFKAGAFPLLVATDVAARGIHVESLSLVINYDIPQDKDNYVHRIGRTGRAGNDGRALSLVTSDDIMTLYEIEEHIGTMIPEEELPSEDVLNEQKVQCDEWIKSVSHKSKTAPRLNNDGLIKENRKKLSRTASGTSTRTAQNKYSHDKSKQPFDKKSNNKSKSNEQSNLTHNEFDRSQKSQRKANSNKQTAFADKTIDIAPAIQSSTGKTATRKVIRSKTVSTKGRIGTPDSKAAAIANTQSAQSVHGHSAAAQSKTTQPNKKPLLKRIMQRLFGK, from the coding sequence ATGAATACGAGTTTTAGTGAATTGGGCATATCGCCCCCAATATTAAAAGCCTTAGAAGAAATGGGATTTGAAGCACCTACTGAAGTACAAAAAAGAGCAATACCTCATATACTTAACAAAGAAGATTTAATTGTAATGTCCAAGACAGGCAGCGGAAAAACCGCTGTTTTTGGCGTTCCCATGCTGCAGCTGACTGATAGCAAGGCTTTAGAGCCACAAGGTTTGATTCTTACTCCTACAAGAGAATTAGCCGTACAAATAGACAATGATATTAAGCATTACTCAAAGTATTTGTCACACAGAACAACAGCAGTGTACGGACAGCATAATATAAACATTGAAATTCAAGCTTTAGCAAAGGGTGCTTCTATTGTTACCGGAACTCCGGGACGTGTATTTGATCACATACAGCAAGGCAATTTAAAGACAAAGCATATAGGCTTTTTAGTACTTGACGAAGCTGACAGGATGCTTGATATGGGCTTTCTTGATCAGGTTGTAAAAATTATTAAAACTATTCCTAAAGACAGGGTTACCTTGCTATTCTCTGCAACAATGCCTCACGAGATGCATAAAATATGCAGAAACTATATGAAAAATCCTGTGACAATTGAAATTGAGTCACAGACCATGACTGTAGATACTATTAGTCAGGTATATTATCGTGTAAATGATAATGAAAAAAACATACAATTAAACCGCCTGCTTATGCTGGAAAGACCTGAAAGCTGCATAATTTTTTGTAATACTCGTTTTGCAGTTGACAAAGTACAAAGCTTTTTATCACGAAAGGGCTATTCATGCCATGCATTACATGGTGATATTCCACAGGCAAGACGTCTAAAAACTATACAACAGTTCAAGGCTGGTGCGTTTCCTCTATTAGTAGCTACTGATGTTGCAGCACGTGGTATTCATGTTGAGAGTTTATCATTAGTCATCAATTATGATATTCCTCAAGACAAGGACAATTATGTACATAGAATAGGCAGAACAGGCAGAGCTGGAAATGATGGTCGTGCTCTCAGCTTGGTTACAAGTGACGATATTATGACCTTATATGAAATTGAAGAGCACATTGGAACTATGATTCCCGAGGAAGAACTGCCATCAGAGGATGTCTTAAATGAGCAAAAGGTTCAATGTGATGAATGGATTAAATCTGTTTCACACAAGAGTAAAACAGCTCCTCGCTTAAATAATGATGGCCTTATCAAAGAAAACCGCAAGAAGCTGTCTCGAACTGCATCAGGTACTAGTACAAGAACTGCTCAAAATAAGTACTCCCACGACAAAAGCAAACAGCCCTTTGATAAGAAAAGCAATAATAAATCTAAGAGCAATGAACAGAGTAATTTAACTCATAATGAATTTGATAGAAGTCAAAAATCACAGCGTAAAGCTAATTCCAATAAGCAAACAGCTTTTGCTGACAAGACTATTGATATTGCTCCTGCAATACAGAGTTCTACTGGCAAGACTGCAACTAGAAAAGTAATTCGCAGTAAAACAGTCAGCACAAAAGGACGTATAGGAACGCCTGACAGTAAAGCTGCTGCTATTGCAAATACTCAGTCAGCACAGTCAGTACATGGGCACTCAGCTGCTGCACAAAGCAAAACAACCCAGCCAAACAAAAAGCCTCTACTCAAACGTATTATGCAGCGTTTGTTTGGGAAGTAA
- a CDS encoding ATP-binding cassette domain-containing protein, whose product MLQLKDITKTYTTGEFTQVALNNVNLSFRKNEFVAILGPSGSGKTTCLNVIGGLDHYDSGDLIINGKSTKFFKNPEWDAYRNNSIGFIFQSYNLITHLSIIDNVEMGMTLSGVSAKLKHQKALEALERVGLKEHIHKKPNQLSGGQMQRVAIARALANNPDIILADEPTGALDTATSEQIMELIEEIAQDKLVIMVTHNAELAERYADRIVKFKDGHVVDDSNPYGSVINEFGYKLKKTSMSFSTALKLSGKNISKKMWRTILTAFASSIGIIGIALILSLSSGFQKQIDKFQRDALSEFPIIISQSAMNMDEESINKMRNNSLANQKEYTNEKKVFLYDPAETSIAHTNIFTEDYLDYIKAIDPSICNNIGYTRLVGMNLLRKINGEIKPVSMAIGINVASGGEMDMQTMSASMTNMTSMNGIGLTSYPETLGKSSESYLEKNYDLLAGSYPSDETGLVLVVDNQNRVDYNVLKNLGFTVDNVDSIDFEEIVGTELKLITNDDYYTETELGSFIPGNNYDTMYESKDSITLKITGIIRLKSSVSLGVLGNGIAYSDKLVQRITNNANKSEIVMAQREADYNVMTMEQLDEASKSAFLTYLGGNPTPFMIFLYPSSFEAKDAVLNYLNAYNIGKAEKDTIIYTDLASTITKMTSGIMNAITLVLIAFAAISLIVSLIMIGIITYISVLERTKEIGVLRALGARKKDISRVFNAETFIIGSCSGFLGITIAYLLTIPANIIIENMTDLPNVAQLNPLHALALVVISVILTLIGGTIPAKMAAKKDPVEALRTE is encoded by the coding sequence ATGCTGCAATTGAAAGACATTACAAAAACCTATACTACTGGTGAATTTACACAAGTGGCATTAAATAATGTAAACCTTTCCTTCAGAAAAAATGAATTTGTTGCTATCTTAGGGCCGAGCGGCTCGGGTAAAACCACATGCTTGAATGTAATAGGCGGTTTGGACCATTATGATAGCGGTGATTTGATTATAAATGGTAAATCCACAAAATTTTTTAAAAATCCCGAATGGGATGCTTACCGAAATAATAGCATAGGTTTTATTTTTCAAAGCTATAACCTTATTACTCATCTGAGCATTATTGATAATGTAGAAATGGGCATGACACTAAGCGGTGTTTCAGCTAAATTAAAGCACCAGAAAGCCTTGGAAGCTCTTGAAAGAGTGGGACTAAAGGAACATATTCACAAAAAACCAAATCAGCTATCTGGTGGTCAAATGCAGAGAGTTGCCATTGCACGCGCCCTAGCTAATAATCCTGATATAATTTTGGCTGATGAACCAACAGGCGCGCTAGATACAGCTACAAGTGAGCAAATCATGGAACTTATAGAGGAAATTGCCCAAGACAAGCTTGTTATTATGGTTACACATAATGCTGAACTTGCTGAGCGATATGCAGACCGTATTGTTAAATTCAAGGATGGTCATGTGGTGGATGATAGCAATCCCTATGGTTCAGTTATCAATGAGTTTGGCTATAAGCTGAAAAAAACTAGTATGAGCTTTTCCACCGCCCTTAAGTTATCAGGTAAAAATATATCTAAAAAAATGTGGAGAACTATTCTCACAGCCTTTGCCTCAAGTATTGGAATTATAGGAATAGCACTGATTCTGAGTCTTTCCTCAGGATTTCAGAAGCAAATTGACAAATTTCAAAGAGATGCTTTGTCGGAATTTCCAATTATAATATCGCAGTCTGCAATGAATATGGATGAGGAAAGCATAAATAAAATGAGGAATAATAGCCTAGCCAATCAAAAGGAATATACAAATGAAAAAAAGGTCTTTCTTTATGACCCGGCAGAAACCTCCATTGCCCATACAAACATATTCACTGAAGATTATCTTGATTACATTAAAGCAATTGACCCCTCTATATGTAACAACATAGGTTATACAAGACTGGTTGGCATGAATTTGCTGCGTAAAATTAATGGTGAAATCAAACCAGTATCTATGGCAATAGGCATAAATGTTGCCAGTGGTGGTGAAATGGATATGCAGACCATGTCCGCTAGCATGACTAACATGACCAGTATGAATGGAATTGGTCTGACCTCCTACCCCGAGACGCTGGGAAAATCTTCCGAATCCTATTTAGAAAAGAATTATGATTTACTTGCAGGCTCGTATCCTTCTGATGAAACAGGTCTGGTGCTTGTAGTTGATAACCAGAATCGTGTAGACTACAATGTTCTAAAAAATCTTGGATTTACTGTTGATAATGTAGACAGCATTGATTTTGAAGAAATTGTAGGAACAGAATTAAAGCTGATAACCAATGATGATTACTACACTGAAACCGAACTGGGAAGCTTCATTCCAGGCAATAATTATGATACTATGTATGAATCTAAAGATAGTATTACTCTAAAAATAACAGGAATTATCCGTTTGAAATCAAGCGTCTCACTAGGTGTCCTCGGCAATGGAATTGCTTACAGCGACAAGCTGGTTCAGAGAATTACTAACAATGCAAATAAATCCGAAATAGTCATGGCTCAGCGTGAAGCAGACTACAATGTCATGACAATGGAGCAGCTGGACGAAGCCTCTAAAAGTGCTTTTCTCACATATTTAGGAGGAAATCCAACTCCATTTATGATTTTTTTGTACCCCTCCAGCTTTGAAGCAAAGGATGCAGTATTAAACTATCTAAATGCTTACAACATAGGAAAGGCAGAAAAAGACACAATAATCTATACTGACCTTGCAAGCACCATCACCAAAATGACAAGTGGCATTATGAATGCTATTACATTGGTATTAATAGCCTTTGCCGCTATATCTCTAATAGTTTCTCTTATAATGATTGGTATTATCACATATATTTCGGTACTGGAACGTACAAAGGAAATTGGTGTTCTCCGTGCTCTTGGTGCTAGAAAGAAGGATATTTCTCGTGTGTTTAATGCAGAAACCTTTATAATTGGCAGCTGTTCTGGCTTTTTGGGCATTACCATTGCATATTTATTGACTATACCAGCTAATATTATTATAGAAAACATGACAGATCTGCCCAATGTTGCACAATTGAATCCTCTTCATGCACTGGCTTTGGTGGTTATTAGCGTAATACTCACACTTATTGGAGGCACAATCCCTGCTAAAATGGCTGCTAAAAAAGACCCTGTGGAGGCGTTGAGGACGGAGTAG
- a CDS encoding AAA family ATPase, whose amino-acid sequence MKKHIHITGASVSGTTTLAKALSRELGYRHFDTDDYYWLPTELPYTTKRPVNERLELLKNDLDKAEKWILYGSNCSWGDSLIELYDLVIFLYVPKETRMERLIQREKERYPKKRISLGGDLYDSHNAFVQWAAAYDDGGPKMRSLYVHNEWLKRLKCDVIRIEGMQSVKESMNIVMNKIGK is encoded by the coding sequence ATGAAAAAGCACATACACATCACAGGAGCCTCTGTTTCAGGAACTACAACACTTGCAAAAGCACTAAGCAGGGAACTAGGGTATAGACATTTTGATACTGATGATTATTATTGGCTTCCCACTGAACTGCCATACACAACTAAACGACCCGTTAATGAAAGGCTTGAATTATTAAAAAATGATTTGGATAAAGCTGAAAAATGGATATTATATGGTTCAAATTGCAGCTGGGGAGATTCTCTTATAGAACTCTACGATTTGGTTATATTTCTGTATGTGCCTAAAGAAACACGTATGGAAAGGCTAATTCAGCGTGAAAAGGAAAGATATCCAAAGAAGCGTATTTCTTTAGGCGGAGATTTATATGACAGCCATAATGCCTTTGTTCAATGGGCAGCTGCATATGATGATGGTGGCCCGAAAATGAGAAGCCTTTACGTACACAATGAATGGCTTAAAAGGCTAAAATGTGACGTTATCAGAATTGAAGGAATGCAAAGTGTAAAAGAAAGTATGAATATAGTAATGAATAAGATAGGTAAATAA
- a CDS encoding alpha/beta fold hydrolase: MKEKIYESERGNVHYWVTNDNSNDMPWIVFLPGLTAGHNLFDKQIEYFRTKYNCLVWDAPAHGKSRPYAMDFTLDEVAKVLHEIIQLEQIEMPVIIGQSYGAYVTQAYLSLYSEPIRGFVSIDSCPLQKKYYSKWILWWLKHTEGMYRSIPWKLLIKWSLVGLVTSSYGRQNYKNDIEAYQKKYFCKLAGRGFYTVAEAIELDRPYPISCPILLLCGEKDAAGFTKSYNKKWSKGEGYQLIMVPNAGHNSNADNPDFVNSAIDTFLQKL; this comes from the coding sequence ATGAAAGAAAAGATATATGAATCAGAACGAGGAAATGTACATTATTGGGTAACAAATGACAACTCAAATGACATGCCATGGATAGTCTTTCTTCCAGGCTTGACCGCTGGTCATAATTTGTTTGACAAGCAAATAGAGTACTTTCGCACCAAATATAATTGCCTGGTATGGGATGCACCGGCTCATGGCAAATCACGTCCATACGCAATGGATTTTACGTTGGATGAAGTAGCAAAAGTCTTGCATGAAATTATTCAGTTAGAACAAATTGAAATGCCAGTTATAATTGGACAATCCTATGGAGCATATGTCACTCAAGCATATCTTTCATTGTATTCAGAACCTATACGGGGATTTGTATCAATTGATTCATGCCCATTGCAAAAGAAATATTATTCAAAATGGATTCTCTGGTGGCTAAAACATACAGAAGGAATGTATCGCAGCATTCCGTGGAAACTGCTTATTAAATGGAGTCTTGTTGGATTAGTCACAAGCAGCTATGGTCGCCAAAATTACAAGAATGATATAGAAGCTTATCAAAAGAAGTATTTTTGCAAATTAGCAGGACGAGGCTTTTACACAGTGGCAGAGGCAATTGAGCTTGACCGCCCTTACCCTATTTCTTGCCCAATCCTTCTTCTTTGTGGTGAAAAGGATGCTGCTGGCTTTACAAAAAGCTATAATAAGAAATGGAGTAAAGGTGAAGGCTACCAACTAATAATGGTTCCAAACGCTGGTCATAATTCAAACGCAGATAATCCAGATTTCGTAAATAGCGCAATTGACACTTTCCTACAAAAACTGTAG
- a CDS encoding phosphohydrolase: MSDYILTYSKTKFYPLEPVKEDINIIDIAHALSLMTRANGHFKHFYSVAQHCISCCKEAKQRGYSQRVQLGCLLHDASESYISDLTRPVKKNLSAYFNIEAKLQRVIYDRFGLGDLTEAEKMQISEVDDALLYCEFKELMDVQVTTSIPQMAMAHDFSQRDFISVEQEFISCFESLVQLQFK; encoded by the coding sequence ATGTCAGACTACATTCTAACATATTCAAAAACTAAATTTTATCCACTTGAGCCAGTAAAAGAGGACATAAACATTATAGACATAGCACATGCGCTGTCGCTAATGACCAGAGCTAATGGGCATTTTAAGCATTTCTATTCAGTAGCGCAGCATTGTATCAGCTGCTGTAAGGAGGCCAAGCAGAGGGGATATTCTCAGAGGGTGCAGCTTGGGTGTTTGCTGCATGATGCAAGCGAAAGTTATATTTCCGATTTGACAAGACCTGTTAAAAAGAATTTGTCAGCGTATTTTAATATTGAAGCAAAGCTGCAGCGAGTGATATATGATAGGTTTGGGCTTGGTGATTTAACTGAGGCTGAGAAAATGCAAATATCAGAGGTGGATGATGCATTACTTTATTGCGAGTTTAAGGAATTAATGGATGTGCAAGTTACGACCTCAATACCCCAAATGGCTATGGCGCATGATTTCTCACAGCGAGATTTCATTAGTGTGGAGCAAGAATTCATTTCGTGCTTTGAAAGTCTTGTACAGTTACAGTTTAAATAG
- a CDS encoding class I SAM-dependent methyltransferase produces MSIDFYNKNSKEFFESTVSADMTETYIEFLKYIEPNGKLLDAGCGSGRDSLFFLGKGFSVVSIDASDEMVRLSSELTGQKTVKMKFQEMNFNDEFDGVWACASLLHVSKSEIKDVIKRIANSLKLNGIFYASFKYGEGEIVRDGRLFNSYNEESLKSLIEMQRDLKILKIWKTQDVRPDRENEYWVNVLCKKE; encoded by the coding sequence ATGAGTATAGATTTTTACAATAAGAATTCTAAAGAGTTCTTTGAAAGTACAGTATCTGCGGATATGACAGAAACTTATATTGAATTTTTAAAATATATTGAACCAAATGGAAAATTACTTGATGCTGGCTGTGGCTCTGGCAGAGATAGCCTGTTTTTTTTAGGAAAAGGCTTTTCAGTAGTCTCAATTGATGCATCTGATGAAATGGTAAGACTCAGTTCGGAGTTAACAGGGCAGAAAACAGTTAAAATGAAGTTTCAAGAAATGAATTTTAATGATGAATTTGACGGAGTTTGGGCATGTGCCTCTCTCTTGCATGTCAGCAAAAGTGAAATTAAAGATGTAATAAAAAGAATAGCAAATAGCCTAAAGTTAAATGGAATTTTCTATGCTTCATTTAAATATGGAGAAGGAGAAATAGTCAGAGATGGCAGACTGTTTAACTCCTACAATGAAGAATCATTGAAAAGCCTTATTGAAATGCAAAGAGATTTAAAAATATTAAAAATATGGAAAACTCAAGATGTTCGCCCTGATAGAGAAAATGAGTATTGGGTGAATGTGTTGTGTAAAAAAGAATAG